From the genome of Solanum stenotomum isolate F172 chromosome 5, ASM1918654v1, whole genome shotgun sequence:
TTTTCAAATTGctaattttttgataatttaaagCATATTATGTTTGTCATGATTAgtcgaaaaaagaaaagaagttatGTGGCCTAAATGATAGTAACTCTTTAAACTTGGTAATACGTTTCATTTAGATATTCGAACatgatttgttttaattatgtagttaaaaatatgataaaatatttttattagatattttcgatttaaatttctatttttttttgtgcatGTTCAACACACACTTAATTAGATTGTTGATGTAATTTATACACATTACCCTTGTTGTAAAACCTTATACGTGTGTATAATTAAATGAATTGACATATTTTCATGcaattaacttaattttttaatagccgtttgagaatatatatacacttttttctccaaaatttgaaattgaaaatatttaagaaaatattttatcgCATGTTTGGATGCTAAATCGAAAATAAATCATAGttcaaatatctaaataaaatttattgacaaatttaaaatatgttgTGTATTAAGCCATTATGCTTCCATACAACCAACcaaatactttttttgtttcaatttgtgtgatattttttctttttaattcgtCTAAAAAAGGACGTAGCATTTCCTTATCCGACAACTATTAATCTATAGCAAACATCATTCCTATAATATCCATATTGGATTTCACTTAACATTTTATTATGAAGAAGAGtcgtgaaaaaataaataccaACATGACTTTAATaagaacaatatgataaatataataaagtcTTGTCTTACTTTTTAAACTTCTTCCCCCTGAACAAAGTTAGTAAGGGTCCAAAGGTTCATACGAACTCCCTTCagcagaaaattatattatttatatatatgtatgtatataataGATGTTAAACTCCCTCAACTTCTTTATAtgtttactttttcatattttataaaaaaaaattgactctaTCCCTATTCAAAGCGTGCatcataaattgagacagaagGAATATCGTATTCCCAccgttcctttttatatgtcacccttttctataaatagttggaccataatacttgtcattttattaaatcaatgcataaattaccatattctTCCTATTATACTCttgatagaatagttaattagtcttgaaaatatatatactttgacCAACCTAAGAAaactaataagtaattaatattcatTGGAATACTTCATGCATTGATAATTACTCTCTCCATTCACTATtctataaaatctgattttgaaaataaattcaaaaatttaaatagtcatccaaatacattataatttttgaaatctagcatattcatcatttattgaaaaattgaattaagaaaacattaaataagagtagaagggtaaaattacttaatttcttaatgcaaaAGCAATCTAAAAAGGTGACATAAAAAAAGAACGaagggagtattttttttttgattttccaCCCAGCGTTCGGAGCCCACATTAGAGCTCCAATTAAATTCGGATCGCGCTCTGCAGGGCTCATTCGGGGGTTgcgctcccaacaagattttctccatatccaAAACTCGAATTCGAGATCTCTTGTTAAGGGTGAAACACGGGTGAGTATTTGCACAAAAGCGCAGCCTCATAGACACACAAACACACACCTATTTTCCAAGTTGTAACATGTTAAGAACCCGTCTAAGCCAGCcagaaaaaaaattcctttaCCAATTGTACACGCCTTTGActgtgaacaaaaaaaataaaacataccatACTACtcgtttaatttttattatttttcttccttcaCCTTAAATTGACAGCTCCCATTTTCAAGATTCCAATTAGTACAGCAAACCTTTGAACCCCAGAAAAACCTTTCCTCAAGCACACTTTTCAAAGTTATAAACATCAAAAAGATTCTTCCTTTACTCTGTTTTATTCACAAAGTTAACATTTTTCTTCCTGTTTAAGCTGTTAATGTTCAAGAAAATGGTGTATTACCAGAGATATCATCAATGGAGAAAAGGGGATGTTCCTTTTGTTTGTGAAAACAGCAAAAGAGTAGCAAGACCTAAGCTTTTGTTTCTTGTTCTTCtatcttttatctcttttagttttattttagcTCCCCTTTTCTTCACATCTGCTCCTACTCTTTCTCTTTTATGTaagtttctttctttcttctctctgttttcaactcttttttctgctttgtttctctttttctaactctttttttaTGTACTGTGGTGTATTTTGCAGATTCATTTGGTTTTGAAGATGAAGGGGTTGTTTCTAAATCAGATGTATATGCTTCTGTTTGTTCCTCTGTCTCTAATGGTTAGTACTTAGTTGCTTTTATGTtcatctgttttttttttttggttgtatagTATTTGTTACAGCAAAAAGGATGCTTTTTTCCCTAAAGATTcccaatttttttgataaaccAATTTCggaatttttcatattatcaCCATAGGTGGTTTATAGGCTCTAGCCCTTTGATTGCTTTTGTAGAGGAAAGCAAGTTCCTTTCCTATTACTTTTATAACATCTATTACTCCGGTGGtttaaatttgtttgtctggttttgatTTGGTACGGAGATTATGAAAGTAAAGAAGTTTTTGAATCGCGTCGTCGTAAATAGGTAGAATGTACCCAATGTGATCTTAAACTTGTTATGTGGAAAGCTCGTATTAAAGagttgccaaaaaaaaatattttttttgaaacggACTAGAAGGAAaagtaagataaacaaattgaaatagagtGAGGAGTAGGGTAATTTAGTTTGACGATTATAGAAAATGAGCTTATATGAAGAACTGGGGATTCATACGACCGACCCCGACTTATTTGGGATTGAGGCATAGTTATTGatgttattttgttgttgttgttgtgtgtCTGTTGTAATCTAATCTTGTTTTGAAATGTATAGTTAGAGCACAATATCAACCTTAATGCTTGGCTTTTTAGTTTTACCAACTTCTCTTTTTCGATAGTTGAGAGATTTTTTCCCATCAAAATGCAGGGTCAATTTGCTGTGATAGAAGTAGCATTCGATCCGATATCTGTGTACTGAAAGGGGATGTAAGAACAGATTCTGCTTCCTCCAGAATTACCCTCTACAGAAGCAATGTTTATGGCAGTCAAGTTATTGGGGCCTCTGGTGAAAATGATGAGATATTCCAACACGAAAAGATTAAGCCGTATACTCGGAAATGGGAAAAGAGTGTAATGGACACCATTGATGAGTTGGACCTTGTTACAAAGGGAGAGAATTCTGCTATTCATCAGAAGTGTGATGTGCAACATGATGTGCCTGCTGTGTTCTTCTCTACTGGAGGTTACACTGGTAATCTTTACCACGAATTCAACGATGGGATTATGCCTCTTTACATAACTTCTCAGCATTTCAACAAGAAAGTTGTGTTTGTAATCCTTGAGTATCATGATTGGTGGATTTCAAAGTACGAGAACATACTTCCTCACCTCACTGAATATCCTATTATCGATTTTAGAGGTGATAACAGGACTCATTGCTTCCCTGAAGCCGTAGTTGGTTTAAAGATCCATGATGAGCTAACTATCGATGCATCATTGATGGGAAGAAACAAGACCATTAGGGATTTCCGAGACATGCTAGACCGAGCTTATTTGCCTCGAATTAGAGGTTTGATCCAAGAAGAGGAACATGAAACACAGTTGGATATGAATATATCTGCTTTGTCACCGTCAGCCAAGACAAAGATAGAGACGACTGAAGAAAAGCGGGACGTGAAGAAACCTAAAGTGGTCATCATAGCTAGAAATGATTCAAGAGCTATACTCAATGAGGATTCATTAGTTAAAATGGCAGAAGGTATTGGGTTCCAAGTGGAAGTTTTGAGGCCTCAACGAACGACTGAGCTAGCAAGAATCTATCGAGCTCTTAATTCCAGTGATGTTATGATTGGAGTTCACGGTGCTGCTATGACTCATTTCCTCTTCATGAGGCCTGATTCTGCTTTCATCCAAATCATTCCGCTAGGAACAGATTGGGCAGCAGATACTTACTATGGACTACCCGCAAGGAAGTTAGGTCTCAGGTACATTGGCTACAAAATCCTTCCACAAGAAAGCTCTTTGTACAACGAGTACGAGAAAAGTGATCCTGTTCTTACAGACCCCGACAGTGTGAACAACAGAGGATGGGAGTTCACAAAAAAGATCTACCTTGATCGTCAAAATGTGAGGTTGAACCTTCGAAGGTTCCATAAGAGATTGCTTCGTGCCTATTACTATTCTATGGCAAAGAAGAATGGTCGTCTTCATCATCAAAATCAGTAATCTTTTTCCATCTTTGCGGTTACTGGAGTGGACGGGAATAATCTCAGTAGTTAATAGTTCTTAGAGTTGTACATCAATActcacaagaaaaaaaaaagtaattttttttgtatagatCATTTTGCATTTGTTGTAAATCAAGTAGGAAAAATACACTCTTTGGTATATACTGCATTCActtcattctttttctctttcttctgaTTTCTGTAGTTGTGATTCTTTTGCAAATTATATGTCAATGTGATTCTTATTCTGGATATCTACTAGTACTTGAAGCAGGAGCCTTGTCATAACTGGTAAAGTTGTTGTCATGTGATCAGGAGGTCATTAGATTCGATCAGTAGAAATAGGTCTTCTTGTAGAAATGCAAGATAAAACTGCTTACAAAAGACCCTTTATGGTCCGACACTTCCCCGGACCCTGAAATTGGAAGTTCACACTCAACGCAATGTAAAGTGCTTATACTCTCTCTGAGCCCTCCATAGAATGGCACATCACCAGCCTTGCTTTAGTTCTCTTCTCGTTCAATGTTGTCTTTTCAGCGCGTTGGTGAACTTGACAATCTGAGCTAGAGTAACTGCGAAAGCTTAGTGCATCAGACTCCcctttttgattattattagCTTCTATATAGAATGGAGAAACATATATACATCCTAACAAATGAACGGTGaccttaatatttttaaaattcatggCGCGTAGGACTCATTAAAATGCTGGAAACCTTTTTCCAACAATAAAATGGAAAGACGCCTTAATCATTGACTAATTAGTATTTAGAACACAAATCCAACAGTGTATTTGCACTTCAGCAGGCTAtagatcaataattttttttttatttcgtaTTGACAagctttatttgtttatatcttTTCTATCTACTTTGCCAACCTCATCCCACTATACCATTCAGTTTTTAAAGAATTGTTCCAAAAGTATGGGCAAAGTGTTGCCGTACTGAAAATGGTTGTGTAAACAATTGCACAAAACAGAATATGGTATCCAACAAGGGCCTAGCTTATGTTGTAGAAGATTCTGCCAAAACATTACAATTAAGTATGAGAATGACCAACATGGATTAAAGGTAGGATGATTTGAAATTTCTCCATCCTTAATCAACTGTCTCAAATTTGAGCTTTCAATTAGGAATGTCGCCCTTAGAAATAAGACTCAATATGCGCATTCGAATAATCGACTCCTGAGTAAGAAATATCTGAAACTTAAGCTCATCACAACTTATTTACCCTAGAAAAGAAGAGCCCTGACAAttgcattttttctttcaagatgccaagaaaataaaaagaattaagcTTATAAGTAACTTATACTCATACGGCTGACCTAGGGTTTTAAGCCAGCAGCTGCGCAGCTCTCATGGCTGCTACGACCACTGGACGGCCTCCTTTCGAGGCTGTCCAGCCCACCCCACCACCCCAAACCACCACATANNNNNNNNNNNNNNNNNNNNNNNNNNNNNNNNNNNNNNNNNNNNNNNNNNNNNNNNNNNNNNNNNNNNNNNNNNNNNNNNNNNNNNNNNNNNNNNNNNNNNNNNNNNNNNNNNNNNNNNNNNNNNNNNNNNNNNNNNNNNNNNNNNNNNNNNNNNNNNNNNNNNNNNNNNNNNNNNNNNNNNNNNNNNNNNNNNNNNNNNNNNNNNNNNNNNNNNNNNNNNNNNNNNNNNNNNNNNNNNNNNNNNNNNNNNNNNNNNNNNNNNNNNNNNNNNNNNNNNNNNNNNNNNNNNNNNNNNNNNNNNNNNNNNNNNNNNNNNNNNNNNNNNNNNNNNNNNNNNNNNNNNNNNNNNNNNNNNNNNNNNNNNNNNNNNNNNNNNNNNNNNNNNNNNNNNNNNNNNNNNNNNNNNNNNNNNNNNNNNNNNNNNNNNNNNNNNNNNNNNNNNNNNNNNNNNNNNNNNNNNNNNNNNNNNNNNNNNNNNNNNNNNNNNNNNNNNNNNNNNNNNNNNNNNNNNNNNNNNNNNNNNNNNNNNNNNNNNNNNNNNNNNNNNNNNNNNNNNNNNNNNNNNNNNNNNNNNNNNNNNNNNNNNNNNNNNNNNNNNNNNNNNNNNNNNNNNNNNNNNNNNNNNNNNNNNNNNNNNNNNNNNNNNNNNNNNNNNNNNNNNNNNNNNNNNNNNNNNNNNNNNNNNNNNNNNNNNNNNNNNNNNNNNNNNNNNNNNNNNNNNNNNNNNNNNNNNNNNNNNNNNNNNNNNNNNNNNNNNNNNNNNNNNNNNNNNNNNNNNNNNNNNNNNNNNNNNNNNNNNNNNNNNNNNNNNNNNNNNNNNNNNNNNNNNNNNNNNNNNNNNNNNNNNNNNNNNNNNNNNNNNNNNNNNNNNNNNNNNNNNNNNNNNNNNNNNNNNNNNNNNNNNNNNNNNNNNNNNNNNNNNNNNNNNNNNNNNNNNNNNNNNNNNNNNNNNNNNNNNNNNNNNNNNNNNNNNNNNNNNNNNNNNNNNNNNNNNNNNNNNNNNNNNNNNNNNNNNNNNNNNNNNNNNNNNNNNNNNNNNNNNNNNNNNNNNNNNNNNNNNNNNNNNNNNNNNNNNNNNNNNNNNNNNNNNNNNNNNNNNNNNNNNNNNNNNNNNNNNNNNNNNNNNNNNNNNNNNNNNNNNNNNNNNNNNNNNNNNNNNNNNNNNNNNNNNNNNNNNNNNNNNNNNNNNNNNNNNNNNNNNNNNNNNNNNNNNNNNNNNNNNNNNNNNNNNNNNNNNNNNNNNNNNNNNNNNNNNNNNNNNNNNNNNNNNNNNNNNNNNNNNNNNNNNNNNNNNNNNNNNNNNNNNNNNNNNNNNNNNNNNNNNNNNNNNNNNNNNNNNNNNNNNNNNNNNNNNNNNNNNNNNNNNNNNNNNNNNNNNNNNNNNNNNNNNNNNNNNNNNNNNNNNNNNNNNNNNNNNNNNNNNNNNNNNNNNNNNNNNNNNNNNNNNNNNNNNNNNNNNNNNNNNNNNNNNNNNNNNNNNNNNNNNNNNNNNNNNNNNNNNNNNNNNNNNNNNNNNNNNNNNNNNNNNNNNNNNNNNNNNNNNNNNNNNNNNNNNNNNNNNNNNNNNNNNNNNNNNNNNNNNNNNNNNNNNNNNNNNNNNNNNNNNNNNNNNNNNNNNNNTTTGTTCCAAGGCACCTACCGATGCGACAGGCAAAGCAGAACCATTTGACAGTATCAATAGGTTCAACAAGGTCCAATAAATCCATAAAGAAAGTATGAATTATCAAGTGTTGTTGGataggtttgaagaagaagacaagagaaaaatacttcaagttacttttgatgggcaatcaatcttttttaattcatgcgTTTGCAATAGAAAGTTTGAGGCtgataactcaactttcttcttgattggcatatttttacattatttaagcatcctcattggtaatatcatcatggagtgtattacaaactctgtggtgatcagaaaatacttagttctctctagctcttattttcttcatgcttgttaggtAGTAGACACTTCATTAGGATTAGTAAGATAAGGCCTAGCCCCCCTTGCTTGCACTTAtccctattgatattttttatgtttaataaaaggCCACTAGACACTATCTAGTGgtaaatttgcaaaaaaaaaaaaaaaaaaaaaaaaaaaaaacttatactctccataattaagtattttaaaaatatttcaaaataaaacaagaattttatattatatttctttcacaAAAGAGAAAAGTAAAACACACCtaattatcacttttttttaaactagttttatacttaaattatttattgttttattacctatttaaattcactttttattttatattaaaacatGTCTTGATATTGAGTTAGCTAGATATTTTTTCCAAATCAATAACATGTAGGTAAATTCAATATCAATATGTGTTCTAATACAACAAAGTGATAATTGAGAA
Proteins encoded in this window:
- the LOC125865735 gene encoding xylan glycosyltransferase MUCI21-like codes for the protein MFKKMVYYQRYHQWRKGDVPFVCENSKRVARPKLLFLVLLSFISFSFILAPLFFTSAPTLSLLYSFGFEDEGVVSKSDVYASVCSSVSNGSICCDRSSIRSDICVLKGDVRTDSASSRITLYRSNVYGSQVIGASGENDEIFQHEKIKPYTRKWEKSVMDTIDELDLVTKGENSAIHQKCDVQHDVPAVFFSTGGYTGNLYHEFNDGIMPLYITSQHFNKKVVFVILEYHDWWISKYENILPHLTEYPIIDFRGDNRTHCFPEAVVGLKIHDELTIDASLMGRNKTIRDFRDMLDRAYLPRIRGLIQEEEHETQLDMNISALSPSAKTKIETTEEKRDVKKPKVVIIARNDSRAILNEDSLVKMAEGIGFQVEVLRPQRTTELARIYRALNSSDVMIGVHGAAMTHFLFMRPDSAFIQIIPLGTDWAADTYYGLPARKLGLRYIGYKILPQESSLYNEYEKSDPVLTDPDSVNNRGWEFTKKIYLDRQNVRLNLRRFHKRLLRAYYYSMAKKNGRLHHQNQ